One window of the Cryptomeria japonica chromosome 7, Sugi_1.0, whole genome shotgun sequence genome contains the following:
- the LOC131028379 gene encoding LOW QUALITY PROTEIN: isoeugenol synthase 1 (The sequence of the model RefSeq protein was modified relative to this genomic sequence to represent the inferred CDS: inserted 2 bases in 2 codons; substituted 1 base at 1 genomic stop codon) translates to MLSTAERWEGGKNRILIIGGTGXLGKYMAKASISLNYPTYVLVRPESLAPNSSRPGKLQELTDMGIRILQGSLDDHKSLINAFKQVDIIISXLAIPQHMDQLKIIRAIQEVGNIKRFLPSEFGNDVDRVEALPPFQKVCDDKKVIRRAIEQAGIPYSFISANSFAAYFVDYFIHPRRNPQPEEVVIYGDGLTKAVLNLEDDVAAFTIMVANDPRTLNKLVIYRPPGNIISQSELISLWEKKTGTTFKRVFLSESDMINLSETLPHPDNIPVCVLHNIFVKGDQTNFELGEEELEAXELYPDYKYSPIEAFLDASISAPRHTKLTSFA, encoded by the exons ATGTTGTCCACAGCTGAGAGATGGGAGGGGGGAAAGAACAGGATATTGATCATAGGAGGCACAGGATAACTTGGTAAATACATGGCAAAAGCCAGTATTTCACTTAATTACCCTACCTATGTTCTTGTAAGGCCCGAATCTCTAGCTCCCAATTCATCCAGACCCGGCAAACTTCAAGAGTTGACAGATATGGGTATTCGTATTCTTCAA GGATCTCTGGATGATCACAAAAGCCTGATTAATGCATTTAAACAAGTAGATATAATCATAT AGCTTGCAATTCCTCAACATATGGATCAGCTAAAGATCATAAGAGCCATCCAAGAAGTTGGGAATATCAAG AGGTTTCTCCCATCAGAGTTTGGCAACGATGTAGACAGGGTGGAAGCTTTGCCTCCCTTTCAGAAGGTATGTGATGATAAAAAGGTAATCCGCAGGGCTATTGAACAAGCAGGGATTCCTTATTCTTTCATTTCTGCCAACTCTTTTGCGGCATATTTTGTCGATTATTTTATTCATCCTCGGCGTAATCCACAACCGGAGGAAGTTGTCATTTATGGCGATGGACTCACAAAAG CGGTTTTGAATTTAGAGGACGACGTTGCAGCTTTTACTATAATGGTAGCAAACGACCCAAGAACATTAAACAAGCTTGTGATTTACAGGCCACCAGGGAACATAATTAGCCAGAGTGAGCTTATATCCCTGTGGGAGAAGAAAACAGGGACCACTTTTAAGAGAGTTTTCTTGTCAGAATCTGACATGATCAATCTCTCAGAGA CTCTGCCTCATCCGGATAACATTCCGGTTTGTGTTTTGCACAATATATTTGTGAAAGGCGACCAGACGAACTTCGAATTAGGAGAAGAAGAGCTGGAGG TCGAACTCTACCCAGACTATAAATACAGTCCCATAGAAGCATTCCTTGACGCATCAATCAGTGCTCCCCGCCACACAAAACTTACTTCCTTTGCCTGA